GTGCAATGTGTTCTTTACAAGTGTTAAGCTGCTCACTTTCCAGTTTTAATACAGATTTACAGCAGTGTGAGGCTGCTCACTTTCCAGCTGTAATGCAGGCAACTGTCCACAGACTTACAGAGCACAGAGTATCTGTTGGCACGAGCCTTACGGATCACATCTGTCAGCAGTGGTCTTACCCTCCAATTTGCAGTCCCATTTGAAGAGTCTCAAGTATCAGCAATCCAAACTGAAAAGGCAGTTCAGCTGTTTCAGCCGAGAGGCCAGGGAGGAAGGAAGACTGTCATCTGAAAGGTGATTGAAAACTGACACGGAAGAGTACAAACCTGAATGTTAACAACATGGTTTGGCTCCATTTCTTAAAAAACCCTAACAATAAGAGCCTGTCAAGATGACAAGTCCTTAGTGAGTAGAGATGGGGCCAAGTAGGAAAGGTGTTCGTTCTACATTACATGCACTTTGTTGGGCCACTGGAAGAGGCAACAGACTGGCAATGAACAGGGTGCACAGCCATGCAGAGCCAGGCCAGCACTGCTCATCATGCCCACAGTGTATCCCCAGTGCTTCTAGCCTATTCTCACTATCACATAGACAATGGGTTTCACCAACAAATAAagatataaataaatgtaaataaaactgGAAGATGAAAAAACCCTGACTTGCCTAAGTCTGTTAAAGCAAGGATTACCTGTCAAATCCAGTGATCAGTTCAGAAACTTTGTCCAATAACATAGACCAATCAGTCTTTCTGAATTCCAGCAAAAAGTAACATGTGTCAAAATACTAATTATGGGTGACTGTTTGGAAATCCTGTTCTCTGAAGCACTGCAGGGCTTAGCCACAGACTGGCTGGGACACAGAGCTTTCCTCTCTCACACAGTCTACATCCAGGCCCATGAACACACTTGATGTCATCTCTCTAATGCATTCCCTTGGAGCTAAATCCTGCATTTCTAATTTGGAAAAGGATAGGCAACTTTCTTACTAAAATTGCACCCACCCAGCAGGGAGCAGTTACAGAGCAGAGCTTTGCCTTGCAGCTGGAAGCCCTTAAGGAAGAGACCACTCCTCTGCTACACATGCTCCAGTGAAAACAGGCTatgctgtggggaaaaaactAATAGTTCTTCCCATCAAATCCTTAATATCCCAAGGATTTCTCTCCCAGGGACCCTTGAATGGACAAAGTGAGCTAGAACTGTTTGGCTCTTTCCCTGGAGTGCAAAAAATTACAGTTCTCCAGGTAAGAACTGTGGACAAgttaattttgtatttattgttttCACTTctcaaggaggaaaaaaaatacttacacTACTTTAGGGAGAACCATTTGCAGATACCCTAGGCTGGCTCAACCAAGAGAGAGTCACATCAGTCAGTACTCCAGCTGTATCACCCAGGCCTAGGTGCAGGCAAATTTGCCAGCCCAGaggcagaaattaattttcagacTCAATGACTGGACAATCTGGTTCATGAGATCCAACCCAATTGTTGCACACGGTGCTGTGACTCATCTGCAGGCTCAGAACTCACAGCTGAGTCCCCTTGGGTGATACAGACATGAAATCATGGTAAAAAAAGGGCTGTGAGAAAACACATCTGGAGGTCATCCAATCCATCTCACCCCCCTAAGtgggtttcttttttcaaaCTCAGAGTCTGGCACAGCAGATTATTGAACTGGTGTTTCTCAAACCTTCCTGATAATCACACTGATCACAGGGCCAGCCTTCCTTACAGGATGCAGTCTCACACTTCATCCCtgataatttcattttgaagGCCTTGACCttgaagaaagaggaaggaaagaggaaaagaaggcgggaaggaaaggagggaagaagaaaagaaaagaaagaaaagatcaaACCAAATAAAGCATTTTACTAAGCATTTCTGTTGGCTTCAGCTGTTTCAAATTTGATATTAAACAAAGAGCATTTCAATTTTGATATTAAATCAAACCTGTCATTATTTCCCCATAATTATAAGGCTCCCAGAGTGAGGAAATGGCAGCAATAGGAGGTGGACTAGAGAACAAATTCAGTAGAATGCCAGCTGTGCTTATTGCATCTTTGCTCTGAGTATGTGACTCACAGGTAAATATTCTCTTGCCACAAACTCCTGTGGGAGCTGGCAGTGACAGTTGTCTACTCTCCCCACCCTACACCCTCCCATCCTTTGCATCTCTCCACCCACTTGTCTGACGAAGTTACTTGGTACAATTAAATCCTTAGCCCAGGTGTGGTGGTTTGACCTTGGTGGGATGCCCAgtgcccaccaaagccactTTATCACCCCCTTCCTCAACtagacaggggagagaaaattcAACAAAAGGCTCATGAGTTAAGAACAGGGACAGATCACTCACATTACCATCATGGGCACAACAGCCTTGACTCGGAGAAATTAACTGAATTTATTACCAGTtgaaatcagagcaggataaggaaaaaacaaatcctaaaacaccttcccccccacccctccctgctACCTGGACTTAACTCCATTCTTGATTCACAATTACTTCTGtgcaataactttttttttccttcttagcCCTGCTATCCCAGAGGTGCTCCCACCATCACTGATAAGCTTGGCCTTGGCCAGTGGCAGGCCCATCTTGGAGCCACTTGGTTCAGGCTCTGTTGGAGATGGGGGAAGTTTCTAACAACTTGCCAAAGAAGGCACCCCTGTAGCCTCCCACTGCCAGAACCTTGCCACAGAAAACCAATACACTAGGCATGGATCAAACTGATTTTATTAAAGTCTTGTAAAGTCGTTGCTTTAAAAAGACTTTGAAAAAATGTGTCCATCTCCCCCAGTTAGATATGGAATTTCAAGTGTTACTGCTTAGAAAAATTCTGCTTACCTCTTAGAAAAAGTTAGCCTTATTGGTTTGGGAGCAAGACAAGCAGGCAGATTATAAGAAGTCAACAATGCAAGGACAAGTATATCCCGTGAACAATCCCTGTTTCCTTTAGGCATACTTCCTCAGATTGTGACACAGTGCTGTTTTTTTCACAGTGCCTTCATTCTGTTTATCCTTTCACAGTCTCCACGCTTACTGCTGATGTTAATAAATGCCCATACTTACTACTGCAGGACGTTATGTATTCTACAGAGAGTTCCATTACCTTCCCGGCACTCGTGACAAAACTGACCTACCTTGATTCATCTAAAGATGGAAGCAGGGTCAAGAGAATGTGATTCTGGTTTCCTAGCTCTTAAACCCCTCCTCTAACCACTACCCCATGCTTTTTCCCCACTGGGGTGCTACTGCACCCACTAGCTGCAAACTTTTCATTCTGGAAACCAAAAATTAGTATCTTGCCATCCTTCCCTTCAGTTTCTGTTCTATCCTAGTTTGCAGTATGGAATCTGTTCCTCTAAAAAAGTAAACCCTGTTCCCTGTCAAGCTTGTGAAGCCCAGTGGAAGAAGCATTTATATGTTTGCATTTTTCACTGTGCAGTATTCTGCTTACAAACCAACGGAGATGGAAATAAGGATGGGATGTGACAGAGGCAGTGATGGGGAAAGACCACAGATTAGTGATGCCCGGATCCAGATGCGCTGGAAGCCACACAAGGCAAAGAGAAGACGTTCTCTCTTAGAAAGAGGACTTATTTAAATCCCTTAAAAAGTGAAAGACAGCATGCAAAGGTAACGGTCTATGCTAGATCCTTCATTTCCCGTTCCCGCTGGCTGAAAGCAGCGCGTTTACAGCAAAATTCCAAAGCAGAGTTTTGCACTGAGAGTAGAAAACGCCCGAGTGGAGAGGCAGGGGCAGTACCACACCCCGAGGGCTtctctgtccctgtccgtgCGCCAGTCCCTGTCCATGTCCTTATCCCGGTCCATGTCCTTATCCCGGTCCATGTCCTTATCCCGGTCCCTGTCCGTGTGCCggtccctgtccctatcccggtccctgtccgtgtccccgtccctgctcgtgtccctgtAACTATCCCGGTCGCTGTCCGTCTCCCTGTCCGTGTCCCTATACCGGTCCCTGTAACTATCCCGGTCTCTGTCCATatccctgtccctatcccagTCCCTGTCCATGTGCCAGTacctgtccctgtccgtgtccgtgtcccgGTCCgtgttcctgtccctgtccctgtccctatccgTGTTCCTGTCCCTATTCCGGTCCCTGTCCGTGTCCCTATccctgtccgtgtccctgtccctatccctgtccgtgtccctgtccctatccctgtccctgtccctatccctgtccctatccctgtccgtgtccctgtccgtgtccgtgttcctgtccctgtccctattccggtccctgtccctatccctgtccctgtccctatccctgtccgtgtccctgtcgccggccccgccccggtgACGGGCGCGTGATggcggcgggcggagcgcgGCCGCGCTGAGGGCGCCAAGATGGCGGCGCTGCGGGCCGGGGAGTTCGCGGCGCTGCAGATCCTGCTGAAggtgagcggggccgggccgcggggggccggggccgccgctgCCGGGCCGCGGCTGAGCGCCCCCGCTTTGCTCCCCGCCAGGCGCCGTCGAAGGACGCCGTGcggcagctgtgccaggagtgCTTCTCCAGCCCGGCCGCCGCGCTCGGCCCGCTGGCGCAGCGCGCCGGCCCCGGGCTCGCCGTCAGCGCCGAGGAAGCGGAGCAGGTAGGGCCGGCGGGGCAGCCGCGGGCCCCGGCCGGAGGGAACGAGCGGGACCGTGCGGGTGCCAGCACGGGGGTGGCTCAGGCCCTCGGGAAGGTGCGGGAAACGAGACGTGCGGGTAACAGCGACCCTCGCCCGCGGCAGAAGGGAACGGGCTGAGGCTGCGAACCGGGGGGCGCCGGGGAGCTCAGACTCATCCTGCTGAGGTCGTCGGGGCGTACTTGGATGCCCAGGGCTCGGCTGGTGTGGATTCTCGCAGCATAAGCTGTGTGTCCTGGCTAAGAAGGCCCGTCCTGTGCTGTATGTAATGCTTTTcaacccagccccttctcttgCCTCCTGACAGCTGGTGTCTGCTTTGCACAACCTCACCAGGCACGTGGTGTACCGCGGCTTGACCAGGGCAGAAGACATCCTCTCTCTCTTCCCAGAAAACTTCCaccaaaatctgaaaaacctcttGACTAAGATAATCTTGGAGAATATGTAAGTGCTATCCACCTGCCGTTTGCTTTCAGCTGAAGATTTAAAGTCCGTGTACCTGGTTTGATACCTGAATAGTTGGCAACATGAGCCTTGTTTCTTTAAATAGCCAATGAAACACAGCCATGGACACACAGTTTTCTCATGACTTCTGAAATGGATGTGGGCCACATTCCCGATATGCAAAGCCTCTTTTGTTTTAACAGCTGTGTGCTGAACAAATGCTACTGTTGATGATAAAACTTAGAAGGCTGGATTTCAGCCGTAGAAGATCTAGGCAGTGTCCAGATATCCATCCACTTGTCACCATGCCTCAGGTGCAGCGGCACTGTATGTGATAGAGCATACATGAGGTGGTGGCAGAGGAGGGCAGTTCTGCTTGCACATCTCAATGCTTGGAGCCCATTGCTTTGATGAAACCAGGGAGGAAGGTATGGGCTTTAAACGAGCTGCCCTTCCAGAAGAACCCATGGCTGGTCACCGGTTTGCCTGCCATTACCCACCAGTCCCAGCCTTTCCATGTCACTGAGTAGCATAGGCAGTCTCTGTCTCCTGCTTACTGCTGGTGGCCCTTCAGTCAGGGATAAGCCATGCTAAATGCTtacctcttttttcttttcctcaaagCGCTGTTGATActgttttctccattttttcacAGCTCTGCTTGGAGGAATGAAGCACAAGCCAGTCAGAGTAAGTAGTAATCTTGGGAATGAGATTGTCTGCTAGGAAATAATGGATTATCTTAGTATTGTATTTATCAAGTATCTGACATGCATTACATAGGGACCGAGGCAGTGGTCCAAGGCAGACATTCCAACAGATTGGTCTGTGTTAACATTAAAAAGTGAATGGTTTCCTGCCCCTCCCAAGCCACCAACAATCAGTCTTTGCAAATTAACATACAAAGCTTAACAGATGTATTTTGTGTTGTTGCAAATGCTGCCAAGTGCTGGCCCTAACAGACTGTGAACTGGAATTTGTTCcaaaagcaggagcaaggcAGCCAGGTGTGCACTGCCCCCTGGAGCTCTGCGCAAGGAAGCagaaggagcagggagagagagcCTTTCcccagacagaaaaaaattcagttagACAATAAGGCACAGAGAGGAAGCGACATGAGTGTCTGTAGTCAGTAGGAAGGCTGGCAATCAACCCCTGAGGAAGACACTAAGCATCTTATAATAGGCAGAATCCAGACAGGCTGCAATTGCCTACTGAGACAGCTCTTTCCTTAGGAGCCAAGTTAGACCGGTCTTTCTTTCCTTGGGTAGGCCCAGGAGGCCTCCAGCTGAGCTATTGATGTCAGTATTGCACCTGTTAAATGCTTTCTGTTAGGTTGCATGTAATTAGGATGatacttgaaatatttttaaggcaTTTGAAGATTGCAGTTTGTCAGTATATTTGCTGTACTGCAGGATGCTTTGGTTGGGGAACTTGAAATAACATGTTTTATACTGCTAGATTTTACGAGCTTTTCTGACTGCTTTCTTACCAGTTTCAGAGCAGAGCAATAAGCATGCAGGTGCCAGAGCAACTCATGATGAAACGCTAGTTGAGTGTAGCAGGCAACTAGGCAGGGCATAAAGATGTAGAGAAGACGAAGACATCTTACTGCTCTCCTTCTCCCAGCTGCTTTGGGAATTTGAATTTACCTCTGCTTCTTGCACTGAACTATCATTGCATGTAATGATGGGAGAGCCCCTTTTGCCCTTCCAGAGTCATGAGGAGGTCTTCAGAGACTGGCTTATTCCAGAGTAAAATGATGGGAAACCACATAGTGGGATCTAAACTTGTACGCTTCCCAGGGCCGGAAGCGGAGAGGCCTGTGCATGGTGGTAGTCACAGGGTTGCAGGGTCTGGTATCATTGCGTGCTGCTGAGCCTTACAGAGCCATTTTTTAAATCCCCCAGTCTCCCTGCCTCGGCTGGTGGACATGGACTGGAGGGTGGACATCAAGACATCTTCAGACAGCATCGTAAGAATGGCAGTCCCtacctgcctgctgcagttaaAGGTAATGGCAGTGGCTGTGAAAGACTGAAATAATGAAGTCCAACACCTGACTTGCCAGGGAAAACCAGTTCAGACAGGCATCTGGTGCTTGTCTCGTGCCTGGTGGGCCATTAGACTTTCTCAGAGGTGATACCTGAAATGCCACAGAGCATGGGAGTGGTTTCTCTGATGAAAGCTCTCTTGCACAGAAGTTTTGTGTGCATGAGGATGTGAGAAGTGACCATGTTTGTTCCTAGTCACCATTgttttctacaaaaaaaaaaaagaagataaatcaTGAAGCCATCATCCTTTAATTCTAAGCACTCCATCAGCAAGTTTAGCTGACTTCATTAGCTGGGAAATTACTTGAGATTACTAATAACTTCCTTCACTGGCCACATCTATCATTTGGGGAGTATATCTAACTTACTGCTTGTGTTCTGCAGAGTTTTGGATCTCCCCAACCAATAAAAATCAGATGAGTGGGATTCAGAGGAGGAATTAAAATCTAATTTCTGTGTGTGGTGTTGGGTTAATGTGGTATCTTTGTGGTGTCTGCTGAGATGCTTTTGATACAGATGTGGCTTCCTGCCACAGCTATCTTCAAAATATCCCAATACTCATGGCAGTAGATGTTCACTTGCACTCTGTCAATGGGAGTGCACTTCACTAGTGAGACACACAGCTTAGGAAATGTGCCATGCTTCTTCAGGATGGAGCTGGATTCCAAATTCAGACCATTTTGTTTAATCTATGTATTAAACGCTGACTTTTGTAGTGGCTCTGGAAAAACAAATGATTTTTTCATACAACTAACATCTGCATTCCTATTTTAAGATTCAGGAAGATGCTGCCTTATGTGGAAATAATCCTGTTGTTTCTGCACTGACTGTGGAACTGAGCAAAGAAACCCTGGACACTATGTTAGAAGGGCTGGGAAGGATTCGGGACCAACTTTCTGCCGTTGCAAACAAATGAATCCTCAAGGGCATGGATTCCAGCAGCAAGGAAGAGAAGTGTTCTCTACATACAGCTGTCAGAAGTTGCAGCCTAATGTAACATGTTGTCTatttcagcaaaacaaaactaaagAGGTTTCTTTCTTGAATTAATGAGATAGCTTTTGAAAAGCTAACACTCAAATACTCATTTGGTCAGATGCCAAAAAATGGTTTCCTATTATGTTGTTGAACAAAAGCTGTTCACTGTTTCAGAAGAGGATTTCAGAGCTCAGAGCCTGGCTTAATCACAAGGGTCATAACTGGAAACAGCAAATAGCTGCAGCCAATGAAGCAAGTTCTGTCTCTGTCCTGAAATGAGAATCTGAAAGGCTCAAGCTGGGTAATGGGCTGCCTTCCAACAAAAGGAGGGTGCTTCTCTCTGGGATGTGCATGTACTGAGATGCCTGCTGGATGTAGCACTCTCCCTCTCAATGAAGCACAGCTATGCTGCAGATTGTTATTACAGGATGATGCACTGAAACAGGGCAGTTATGCTACAACACATTCCCTTCTGATCAGCTTCAGAGCACCATTTGCAAAATGACTGTTCTGAACATCTTTAGCAGAACTAGTTTCCTCCTtctgtttgaaaagaaaaaaaggagttcAGGTAATTCATGTTTGGGGTTTATTGGACTCTGGGCTTTGTCTTTGCTGCAGAAAAACCAGACTGGGAGAATAAAGAACTGAAGGCTGTTGTCTGTGCTGTAGGAAACCCCTCTGTGGCAATATGCACCTATACTTCTTCAGAGTGTTCTGTTGTTTGTGCAAATCTTCATTTAATTAAAGAATGAACTCCTAATTGATTTTGTGAATCCTTTTCAGTCTCAAAGAGATGTTGTCCTCGGTTACCTCAGCCTCTTTGTGATGGTGCCAAGTTTCTAGGGTGGTTTAATGGATGTTCATGTTTATTGCTGAAGAAGGATCTTGTGTTTCCTATTCAAATCGACTAATGTTTTAAACTTCCTTCTCTTCATTACCTTCTCAGGGTAATACAGTTTCAGGGCACCTTTTTCCATGGGCATCACCTCTATATAATATTAGAGGTAATTACCCTGACCTAGAAGTTTATAAATATATGTGCATTGTGAGTGTGGAGGAGTTAAATGCAGAAAATCAACTAAATTCAGATTGTTCTTTCTGATGAGCCTCTGTAGAAGTCTGTATCCAAATGTGTTTATGGCAAAATCCAATCTTTCCTACAATACTGGGCTCTCCTTCAAGACACAAAACATTGTTTGTTGTGTTTGGAAACACAAAATCATTTAAGAAGTGTGCATAAACCACAAGAACTTTATTAATTAAATATCTCCCCAAAGTGCAGGGTAGAGTATAAGTGAAGGCTGCGCCTTTAAAAGATAATGGTGAAATGCAGCTCATGCATCAAGATGAACTGTGTCAAGTCCCTTGTTAATGTCTTGAACAAAGATTATAATGCTTAGTATGGTATCAAGGCACACTGGTATATTTCATGTATAATAGGGACATCTCAATGGAGGAGATGGATATTTACAAATATGTTCTATAAGATTCAAGCTATGAAAAATATCTCTTAACAGAGTACTTCAGTTTGAGGAAATTTTGTTGCCTTTGCAGCCTAGCcttaaaaaaactaaaaatgaaTAGTTTATATAGTAGTGTTTTAGAAGGTGAGAATCACTGAGGAGGTAAATAATTCAGGATGAAGTACTGTAGTGTTAGAGGAGCTGAGGAAGtcaaaacagagaggaaatCCTTGAGGTAAATACTGAAGTTACAGTCAAAATGTAGGGTCCAATGCAATGAAGAACTGATAGTTATTCTCATGTAAAACAATTACACAGCTATAGAATAGTtgtaaaggaattttttttttaattgaaaaggCTTTTCTGGTGGTGGAGTGGCTAAAAGTTGTTTGTGGAGTGTTAACAAAAAGGAGTGTGCCCACTGGACAAGAGACATGCCAAACATCTGGTGACTCCAAGGGGTAGATGTCAAGTCATTCTGCAAGAAGACACTGGTATTTTCTAGCCAAATATTTAGGATGCTGTGAGAGCTTGCCTTGAAATCTTTGCCTAAATTGTTAGGTATTTTATTGTGGACTCTTATCTCCTTAGCCAGAAGAGCTGAGACTGCTCAGAAAAAGGTATATAAAACAAGGGAGATTGAGTGGGACTATCATTACCCAGAcagcaggagaacttcacattAAAGTCCTTTTTATGGAGACTGCTACACAGAAAGAGAATAAATTGCCTGCTACTGCAGACAATCATATGTGATCTTCTTCATAAAATTACTGCTCTCTTAAAATGAGTTAGATTTTCATCCTCCCTCCACATATTGCTGCTATTTGGTAGGGCTAGCCTAAAAGATGATGTATTCATCTCTTCTCTATTACCAGTTTGTTACTGTGCCAACACTGTCCTCTTTTGTTTACTTCTTTCTTGCCTTTCCATATGCCAGCCTATTTTAGCAGTAAAGTCCCTCTCCACTTTTGATGACTAAGCCTTGTAAGCTCTATATTCTGTGCCTTTCAGAATTGCAGTGGCCATTTTTCACATAACAGTTTGCATCTCCCTTGAATGGGGTCATCACCACCAGTGTTTCTGGAGGACTGTCCAAGGATATTACTGAAGAATGAACTGTCATAGTATGTGAATCACCTGAATGAACTCCTGCCAGGAAACCACAAGCCTTCATTGTGAAGTGGAGCTTAAAAGCTCCATCCTCATTGCAGTGTTTGAGAACtagaaaattcattttctaCATGTGTACTTGGTAATGGTGATAATTCAGTTACAGTTAGCAAAACAGTGattaatttatttgtaaaataaattgCAGTATGCAAGTTAAATTCAATTTGTAATTTCACAGTCAGACATATTGAATCTGACTGTGTCAAAGTATTGAAAAAGCATTACAAACATTAATGCCTACTTTGTATTATTCAAAACAATACAAACAATGCTACCTTTTATTGCAAG
This window of the Anomalospiza imberbis isolate Cuckoo-Finch-1a 21T00152 chromosome 6, ASM3175350v1, whole genome shotgun sequence genome carries:
- the COMMD9 gene encoding COMM domain-containing protein 9; this encodes MAALRAGEFAALQILLKAPSKDAVRQLCQECFSSPAAALGPLAQRAGPGLAVSAEEAEQLVSALHNLTRHVVYRGLTRAEDILSLFPENFHQNLKNLLTKIILENISAWRNEAQASQISLPRLVDMDWRVDIKTSSDSIVRMAVPTCLLQLKIQEDAALCGNNPVVSALTVELSKETLDTMLEGLGRIRDQLSAVANK